The Pseudomonas sp. DG56-2 genome contains a region encoding:
- a CDS encoding imelysin family protein has protein sequence MIRMPLATASLLAIAISLAGCGDDKDKAAAPQAQAPAPSAAAATAGAVDEAAAKAVVKHYADIVHAVYSDSLSTAKTLQTAIDAFLATPNDETLKAAKAAWVASRVPYLQSEVFRFGNTIIDDWEGQVNAWPLDEGLIDYVDASYEHALGNPGASANIIANTEIQVGEDKIDVKEITPEKLASLNELGGSEANVATGYHAIEFLLWGQDLNGTGPGAGARPASDYLEGAGATGGHNERRRAYLKAVTQLLVSDLEEMVGNWAPNVATNYRATLEAEPVTDGLRKMLFGMGSLSLGELAGERMKVSLEANSPEDEHDCFSDNTHYSHFYDAKGIRNVYLGEYTRADGTKLTGPSLSSLVAKIDPATDTTLKADLEATEAKIQVIVDHALKGEHYDQLIAADNTAGNQIVRDAIASLVKQTGAIEQAAGKLGITNLNPDTADHEF, from the coding sequence ATGATTCGTATGCCTCTGGCCACCGCCAGTCTGTTGGCCATTGCCATCTCTCTCGCCGGTTGTGGCGACGACAAGGACAAGGCCGCCGCACCGCAAGCCCAAGCCCCGGCCCCATCTGCCGCCGCCGCTACCGCAGGTGCCGTCGACGAGGCCGCTGCCAAGGCTGTGGTCAAGCACTACGCCGACATCGTTCACGCCGTCTACAGCGACTCGCTGAGCACCGCCAAAACCCTGCAGACCGCTATCGACGCTTTCCTCGCCACGCCTAACGATGAAACCCTCAAGGCTGCCAAAGCTGCCTGGGTCGCTTCTCGCGTGCCTTACCTGCAGAGCGAAGTATTCCGTTTCGGTAACACCATCATCGACGACTGGGAAGGCCAAGTTAACGCCTGGCCTCTGGACGAAGGCCTGATCGACTACGTCGACGCCAGCTACGAGCACGCACTGGGCAACCCAGGCGCTTCGGCCAATATCATCGCCAACACCGAGATTCAGGTCGGCGAAGACAAGATCGACGTGAAGGAAATCACCCCAGAAAAACTGGCCAGTCTGAATGAACTGGGCGGTTCCGAAGCCAACGTCGCTACCGGCTACCACGCCATCGAATTCCTCCTCTGGGGCCAGGACCTGAACGGCACCGGCCCAGGCGCCGGTGCTCGTCCAGCCTCTGACTACCTGGAAGGCGCAGGCGCCACTGGCGGTCACAACGAGCGTCGCCGTGCCTACCTCAAGGCCGTGACTCAACTGCTGGTCAGCGACCTGGAAGAAATGGTCGGCAACTGGGCACCGAACGTTGCCACCAACTACCGCGCCACGCTGGAGGCAGAGCCTGTCACCGACGGCCTGCGCAAAATGCTGTTCGGCATGGGTAGCTTGTCGCTGGGTGAACTGGCCGGCGAGCGCATGAAGGTTTCCCTGGAAGCCAATTCGCCTGAGGACGAGCACGACTGCTTCAGCGACAACACCCACTACTCGCACTTCTACGACGCCAAGGGTATCCGTAACGTCTACCTGGGCGAGTACACTCGCGCCGATGGCACCAAGCTGACCGGCCCTAGCCTGTCGTCGCTGGTAGCCAAAATCGACCCCGCCACCGACACCACGCTGAAGGCCGACCTGGAAGCGACCGAAGCGAAAATCCAGGTAATTGTCGATCACGCCCTCAAAGGCGAGCACTACGATCAACTGATCGCTGCCGACAACACCGCCGGCAACCAGATCGTACGCGACGCAATCGCCTCCCTGGTCAAGCAGACCGGCGCAATCGAACAAGCCGCTGGCAAGCTGGGCATCACCAACCTCAACCCAGACACCGCTGATCACGAATTCTGA
- a CDS encoding bifunctional diguanylate cyclase/phosphodiesterase, which yields MKLELKNSLSVKLLRVVLLSALVVGVVLSCAQIVFDAYKTRQAVANDAQRILDMFRDPSTQAVYSLDKEMGMQVMEGLFQDESVRMASIGHPNETMLAEKNRPLQESSSRWLTDLILGQERTFTTQLVGRGPYSEYYGDLSITLDTAAYGAGFLVNSVIIFISGVLRALAMGLVLYLVYHWMLTKPLSKIIEHLTQINPDRPSQHQLPLIKGHERNELGVWVNTANQLLASIERNTHLRHEAENSLLRMAQYDFLTGLPNRQQLQQQLDKILVDAGRLQRRVAVLCVGLDDFKGINEQFSYQTGDQLLLALADRLRAHSGRLGALARLGGDQFALVQADIEQPYEAAELAQSILDDLEAPFALDHQEIRLRATIGITLFPEDGDSTEKLLQKAEQTMTLAKTRSRNRYQFYIASVDSEMRRRRELEKDLREALPRNQLYLVYQPQISYRDHRVVGVEALLRWQHPELGLVPPDQFIPLAEQNGNIITIGEWILDQACRQLREWHDQGFSELRMAVNLSTVQLHHNELPRVVNNLLQIYRLPPRSLELEVTETGLMEDISTAAQHLLSLRRSGALIAIDDFGTGYSSLSYLKSLPLDKIKIDKSFVQDLFDDDDDATIVRAIIQLGKSLGMQVIAEGVETAEQEAYIIAQGCHEGQGYHYSKPLPARELTAFLRQAQRNQVSIL from the coding sequence TTGAAGCTGGAACTTAAAAACAGCTTATCGGTCAAGTTGCTCAGGGTCGTACTGCTCTCGGCACTGGTGGTTGGTGTCGTTCTCAGTTGTGCGCAGATCGTCTTCGACGCCTACAAGACGCGTCAGGCAGTGGCCAACGATGCCCAGCGAATTCTCGACATGTTTCGCGACCCATCCACCCAGGCGGTCTATAGCCTGGACAAGGAAATGGGCATGCAGGTAATGGAGGGGTTGTTCCAGGACGAATCCGTGCGCATGGCTTCCATTGGCCATCCCAATGAGACCATGCTCGCCGAGAAAAACCGCCCCCTGCAGGAGTCGTCCTCGCGCTGGTTGACCGACCTGATTCTCGGACAGGAGCGCACGTTCACCACGCAACTGGTCGGCCGTGGCCCCTACAGCGAATATTATGGCGACTTGAGCATTACCCTCGACACGGCCGCCTATGGCGCGGGCTTCCTGGTCAATTCGGTCATCATCTTCATATCCGGCGTGCTTCGCGCCCTGGCCATGGGCCTGGTGCTGTATCTGGTGTATCACTGGATGTTGACCAAGCCCCTGTCAAAAATCATCGAGCACCTTACCCAGATCAATCCCGACCGCCCCAGCCAGCACCAGTTACCGCTGATCAAGGGGCACGAGCGCAACGAACTGGGTGTATGGGTCAATACCGCAAACCAGCTTCTGGCCTCGATCGAGCGCAATACACATTTGCGCCACGAGGCCGAGAACAGCCTGTTGCGCATGGCCCAGTACGACTTTCTCACCGGCCTGCCCAACCGCCAGCAACTTCAACAGCAACTGGACAAGATCCTCGTCGACGCCGGGCGCCTGCAACGCCGGGTCGCCGTGTTGTGTGTTGGCCTGGATGACTTCAAAGGTATCAATGAGCAATTCAGCTATCAGACTGGGGACCAGCTGCTGTTGGCCCTGGCTGATCGCCTGCGCGCCCACAGCGGTCGTCTTGGTGCCCTCGCACGCTTGGGTGGCGACCAGTTTGCTCTGGTCCAGGCTGACATAGAGCAGCCCTACGAAGCCGCCGAACTGGCGCAAAGCATTCTCGATGACCTGGAGGCGCCCTTCGCCCTCGACCATCAGGAAATCCGCCTGCGGGCAACGATCGGTATCACCTTGTTCCCGGAAGACGGCGACAGCACCGAAAAACTGCTGCAAAAAGCCGAGCAGACCATGACCCTGGCCAAGACTCGCTCGCGCAATCGCTACCAGTTCTACATCGCCAGCGTCGACAGCGAAATGCGCCGTCGCCGGGAGCTGGAAAAAGACCTGCGCGAAGCCCTGCCGCGCAATCAACTGTACCTGGTCTACCAGCCACAGATCAGCTACCGCGATCATCGTGTGGTCGGTGTCGAGGCCCTGCTGCGCTGGCAGCATCCGGAGTTGGGCTTAGTGCCCCCGGACCAGTTCATTCCCTTGGCGGAACAGAACGGCAACATCATCACCATTGGCGAGTGGATACTCGATCAGGCGTGCCGGCAATTGCGCGAATGGCACGATCAAGGCTTCAGCGAATTGCGCATGGCGGTCAACCTCTCGACTGTGCAACTGCACCACAACGAGCTGCCGCGAGTGGTCAACAACCTGCTGCAAATCTATCGCCTGCCGCCACGCAGCCTGGAACTGGAGGTTACGGAAACCGGCCTGATGGAAGACATCAGCACCGCCGCCCAACACTTGCTGAGCCTGCGGCGCTCCGGCGCACTGATCGCCATTGACGACTTTGGTACCGGCTACTCTTCGCTCAGCTACCTGAAATCACTGCCGCTGGACAAGATCAAGATCGACAAGAGCTTCGTCCAGGACCTGTTCGATGACGACGATGATGCCACCATCGTTCGCGCCATCATTCAATTGGGCAAGAGCCTGGGCATGCAGGTTATCGCCGAAGGTGTCGAAACTGCCGAGCAAGAGGCCTACATCATTGCCCAGGGCTGTCATGAAGGTCAGGGCTACCACTACAGCAAGCCGCTGCCAGCGAGGGAGTTGACGGCCTTCCTGCGCCAAGCGCAGCGCAATCAAGTTTCGATTCTCTAA
- a CDS encoding superoxide dismutase yields the protein MAFELPPLPYAHDALQPHISKETLEFHHDKHHNTYVVNLNNLVPGTEFEGKTLEEIVKSSSGGIFNNAAQVWNHTFYWNCLAPNAGGQPTGALAEAINAAFGSFDKFKEEFTKTSVGTFGSGWGWLVKKADGSLALASTIGAGCPLTSGDTPLLTCDVWEHAYYIDYRNLRPKYVEAFWNLVNWKFVAEQFEGKTFTA from the coding sequence ATGGCTTTTGAATTGCCGCCGCTGCCTTATGCACACGACGCTCTGCAGCCGCACATTTCCAAGGAAACCTTGGAGTTCCACCACGACAAGCACCACAACACCTATGTCGTGAACCTGAACAACTTGGTCCCAGGCACCGAGTTCGAAGGCAAAACCCTGGAAGAGATCGTCAAGTCTTCCTCGGGCGGTATCTTCAACAACGCCGCTCAGGTCTGGAACCACACCTTCTACTGGAACTGCCTGGCGCCAAACGCTGGTGGCCAACCTACCGGTGCGCTGGCTGAAGCCATCAACGCTGCATTCGGCTCCTTCGACAAGTTCAAGGAAGAGTTCACCAAGACTTCCGTCGGCACCTTCGGTTCCGGTTGGGGCTGGCTGGTGAAAAAGGCTGACGGTTCCCTGGCTCTGGCCAGCACCATCGGCGCCGGCTGCCCGCTGACCAGCGGTGATACCCCACTGCTGACTTGCGACGTCTGGGAACATGCCTACTACATCGACTACCGCAACCTGCGTCCCAAGTATGTCGAGGCATTCTGGAACCTGGTCAACTGGAAGTTCGTTGCTGAGCAGTTCGAAGGCAAGACCTTCACCGCTTAA
- a CDS encoding LysE/ArgO family amino acid transporter has translation MWQSYLNGLLVAFGLIMAIGTQNAFVLAQSLRREHHLPVAALCVLCDALLVAAGVFGLATVLAQNPTLLAVARWGGAVFLIWYGSKALLRACSKQSLQQEEGQGLRSRRAVLLSALAVTLLNPHVYLDTVLLIGSLGAQQTVPGAYVAGAASASLLWFFTLALGAAWLAPWLARPGTWRLLDLMVAVMMFAVAAQLIFA, from the coding sequence ATGTGGCAAAGCTACCTGAACGGCCTGTTGGTCGCCTTCGGCCTGATCATGGCGATCGGCACCCAGAATGCCTTCGTCCTGGCCCAGAGTCTGCGCCGTGAACATCATTTGCCGGTGGCGGCGCTGTGTGTGCTGTGCGACGCCTTGCTGGTTGCCGCTGGGGTCTTCGGCCTCGCAACGGTGCTGGCACAAAACCCGACCTTGCTGGCGGTGGCGCGCTGGGGTGGCGCCGTTTTCCTGATCTGGTACGGCAGCAAGGCATTGCTGCGCGCTTGCTCGAAACAAAGCCTGCAACAAGAAGAAGGCCAGGGTCTGCGATCGCGCCGGGCGGTGCTGCTCAGCGCCTTGGCCGTCACCCTGCTCAACCCCCACGTTTATCTGGACACAGTGTTGCTGATCGGCTCCCTTGGCGCGCAACAGACTGTGCCTGGCGCCTACGTGGCGGGTGCGGCCAGTGCTTCGCTGCTGTGGTTCTTCACCCTGGCCCTGGGCGCCGCCTGGCTTGCCCCATGGCTGGCTCGCCCAGGCACCTGGCGGCTGCTGGACTTGATGGTCGCGGTGATGATGTTCGCGGTCGCGGCCCAGTTGATCTTCGCCTGA
- a CDS encoding LysR family transcriptional regulator ArgP, producing the protein MFDYKLLSALAAVIEQAGFERAAQVLGLSQSAISQRIKLLEARVGQPVLIRANPPSPTDVGRQLLNHVQQVRLLERDLQSQVPALNEEGMPERLRIALNADSLATWWASAVGAFCADQQVLLDLVVEDQEVGLKRMRAGEVAACLCGSERPVAGARSILLGAMRYRALASPAFMARYFAEGFDAKRLPRTPALVFGPDDFLQHRYLATLGSQDGFMHHLCPSSEGFLRMTEAGLGWGLVPELQVREQLASGRLVEISADKPIDVPLYWHHWRNGGQLLGQLTEHLRQTARQWLVPL; encoded by the coding sequence ATGTTCGATTACAAATTGCTCTCGGCCCTCGCAGCAGTCATCGAGCAGGCCGGTTTCGAGCGCGCAGCGCAGGTGCTGGGCTTGTCGCAATCGGCGATCTCGCAGCGCATCAAACTGCTGGAGGCGCGCGTCGGGCAACCGGTGCTGATCCGCGCCAACCCTCCGAGCCCAACCGATGTCGGCCGGCAGTTACTCAACCATGTGCAGCAGGTGCGCTTGCTGGAGCGTGACCTGCAAAGCCAGGTGCCAGCGCTTAACGAGGAGGGCATGCCGGAGCGCTTGCGCATCGCACTGAACGCCGACAGCCTGGCCACTTGGTGGGCGAGTGCGGTGGGGGCTTTTTGTGCCGACCAGCAGGTGTTGCTGGATCTGGTGGTGGAGGATCAGGAAGTCGGTCTCAAGCGCATGCGTGCCGGTGAAGTGGCCGCCTGCTTGTGTGGCAGTGAGCGGCCGGTCGCGGGTGCACGCAGTATTCTGCTGGGGGCCATGCGCTATCGTGCGCTGGCCAGTCCGGCCTTCATGGCGCGCTATTTTGCCGAAGGCTTCGACGCCAAGCGCTTACCGCGCACCCCGGCGCTGGTCTTCGGGCCGGATGATTTTCTTCAGCACCGCTACCTGGCTACCTTGGGCAGCCAGGATGGCTTCATGCATCACTTGTGTCCTTCTTCGGAAGGTTTCTTGCGCATGACCGAGGCGGGGCTGGGATGGGGACTCGTGCCCGAACTGCAGGTCCGTGAGCAGTTGGCCAGTGGGCGTCTGGTAGAAATTTCGGCGGATAAACCCATCGATGTGCCGTTGTACTGGCATCATTGGCGCAACGGCGGGCAACTGCTCGGGCAATTGACCGAGCACTTGCGACAGACCGCAAGGCAATGGCTGGTGCCCTTGTAG
- a CDS encoding NAD(P)-dependent oxidoreductase, giving the protein MRILVTGASGFIGGRFARFALEQGLDVRVNGRRAEGVEHLVRRGAQFTPGDLGDADLARRLCQGVDAVVHCAGAVGNWGRYQDFYQGNVVVTENVVEACLKEQVRRLVHLSSPSIYFNGRSQLNINEEQVPRRFHDHYGATKYLAEQKVFGAQEFGLEVMALRPRFVTGAGDVSIFPRLLQMQRKRRLAIIGNGLNKVDFTSVQNLNEALLSALFADEQALGQAYNISNGHPLPVWDVVNYVMRQMHLPQVTRYRSYGLAYSLAALNEGACMLWPGRPQPTLSRLGMQVMSKDFTLDITRARQLLDYRPTVSLWTALDEFCGWWKAQQSHR; this is encoded by the coding sequence ATGCGAATTCTGGTCACCGGCGCAAGCGGCTTTATCGGCGGGCGCTTTGCGCGCTTTGCCCTGGAGCAGGGTCTTGATGTTCGGGTCAACGGCCGGCGTGCCGAAGGCGTCGAACACCTGGTGCGCCGCGGGGCTCAGTTCACTCCCGGCGATTTGGGCGATGCCGATCTGGCGCGACGCCTGTGCCAAGGCGTCGATGCGGTGGTGCATTGTGCCGGGGCGGTGGGTAACTGGGGCCGCTACCAGGACTTCTACCAGGGCAACGTGGTAGTCACCGAGAACGTGGTCGAGGCTTGTCTCAAGGAACAGGTGCGGCGCCTGGTGCACTTGTCGTCACCGTCGATCTACTTCAACGGCCGCTCGCAGTTGAATATCAATGAAGAGCAGGTGCCGCGGCGCTTCCATGATCACTATGGGGCCACCAAGTACCTGGCGGAGCAGAAAGTGTTCGGGGCGCAGGAGTTTGGCCTGGAAGTAATGGCGCTGCGGCCACGTTTCGTTACCGGGGCGGGTGATGTCAGTATTTTCCCGCGGCTGTTGCAGATGCAGCGCAAACGCCGCCTGGCCATCATCGGAAACGGCCTGAACAAGGTCGATTTCACCAGTGTGCAGAATCTCAACGAAGCGCTGCTCAGCGCTTTGTTCGCCGATGAACAGGCCCTGGGCCAGGCGTACAACATCAGTAATGGTCATCCACTGCCCGTGTGGGATGTGGTCAACTACGTGATGCGCCAGATGCATTTGCCACAAGTCACCCGCTATCGCTCCTATGGCCTGGCCTACAGCTTGGCCGCGTTGAATGAGGGGGCTTGCATGCTCTGGCCAGGCCGCCCACAGCCGACCCTGTCGCGCCTGGGGATGCAGGTGATGAGCAAGGACTTCACCTTGGATATCACCCGCGCCCGGCAGTTGCTGGACTACCGACCCACCGTCAGTTTGTGGACCGCCTTGGATGAGTTTTGTGGCTGGTGGAAGGCGCAACAGTCCCATCGGTGA
- a CDS encoding ATPase — MRNDAQENFDNVPTLRAQLRDDDDFDSLPPDRGPIVAGARKAPRAASTGPLWALLGASVIALAGLGWWSFQQISLMEQQLIATQESFARISEEAAGRLQVISGKVDASETSVNSGSEALKLQIKQLQANLLEQKQQQQGVAGQAGDLSKRLEQVLAQATLQQTASAAATAKLQEELQAQLKAVNAELAVLKAAQVDGGKLDTQIKSLTADIAALKKQGNPNAAIERLEQDLLVLRSEQDNRPATPVAAGASVAEFDAFRRQMSRSITTLQSQVQNLQQQINARP; from the coding sequence ATGCGTAACGATGCTCAAGAAAATTTCGACAATGTTCCGACGCTGCGTGCCCAGTTGCGCGACGACGATGACTTCGACAGTCTGCCGCCAGACCGCGGTCCGATTGTAGCTGGCGCGCGTAAAGCTCCACGGGCGGCAAGCACCGGGCCATTGTGGGCATTGCTGGGGGCATCGGTGATTGCATTGGCGGGGCTTGGCTGGTGGAGTTTCCAGCAGATCTCGTTGATGGAACAGCAATTGATTGCGACCCAGGAAAGCTTTGCCCGTATCAGCGAAGAAGCGGCAGGGCGGCTGCAGGTGATCAGTGGCAAGGTCGATGCCAGTGAGACCAGTGTCAACAGCGGCAGCGAGGCGTTGAAGCTGCAGATCAAGCAACTGCAAGCCAATCTGCTCGAACAGAAACAGCAGCAACAGGGTGTCGCTGGCCAAGCCGGCGATTTGAGCAAGCGCCTCGAGCAAGTGCTGGCCCAGGCCACTTTGCAGCAAACGGCTTCGGCAGCGGCCACGGCCAAGTTGCAGGAAGAGTTGCAGGCACAGCTCAAGGCGGTGAATGCCGAGTTGGCTGTCTTGAAGGCGGCGCAAGTTGATGGCGGCAAGCTCGATACCCAGATCAAAAGCCTCACTGCCGATATTGCGGCCTTGAAGAAGCAGGGCAATCCGAATGCTGCTATCGAGCGTCTGGAGCAGGATTTGTTGGTGCTGCGCAGCGAGCAGGACAACCGTCCGGCAACGCCTGTAGCGGCGGGAGCTTCGGTTGCCGAGTTTGATGCGTTCCGACGTCAGATGAGTCGCAGCATTACGACTTTGCAGAGTCAGGTACAGAACCTGCAGCAGCAGATCAACGCTCGGCCTTAG
- a CDS encoding alkene reductase, translating to MTTIFDPITLGDLELPNRIIMAPLTRCRADQGRVPNALMAEYYVQRASAGLILSEATSVTPMGVGYPDTPGIWSSDQVRGWTNVTKAIHAVGGRIYLQLWHVGRISHPLYLNGEAPVAPSAIQPKGHVSLVRPMADFPTPRALETEEIADIVEAYRTGAENAKAAGFDGVEVHAANGYLLDQFLQSSTNLRSDQYGGSLENRARLLLEVTDALIEVWGAQRVGVHLSPRADLHDMGDANRAETFTYVARELGKRKIAFICSREKEGDDSIGPLIKEAFGGPYIVNERFTKASANASLASGRADAVAFGVPFIANPDLPARLAADAPLNEAHPETFYAKGPVGYIDYPRM from the coding sequence ATGACGACTATTTTCGACCCGATCACCCTCGGCGACCTTGAGCTGCCGAACCGCATCATCATGGCCCCGCTGACCCGTTGCCGCGCCGACCAAGGCCGAGTGCCGAATGCGCTGATGGCCGAGTACTACGTACAACGCGCCAGCGCCGGCCTGATTCTGAGCGAAGCCACTTCGGTAACACCGATGGGTGTCGGTTATCCAGACACCCCTGGCATCTGGTCCAGCGATCAGGTACGCGGCTGGACCAACGTGACCAAAGCCATCCACGCTGTTGGCGGACGGATCTACCTGCAACTGTGGCATGTGGGGCGCATCTCGCACCCGCTCTACCTCAATGGCGAAGCCCCGGTAGCACCGAGCGCAATCCAGCCCAAAGGCCACGTCAGCCTGGTGCGTCCGATGGCCGACTTCCCGACCCCACGGGCCCTGGAAACCGAGGAAATTGCCGATATCGTCGAGGCGTATCGCACCGGCGCCGAGAACGCCAAGGCTGCAGGTTTTGATGGCGTGGAAGTACATGCCGCCAATGGCTACCTGCTCGATCAATTCCTGCAGAGCAGCACCAATCTGCGCAGCGACCAATACGGTGGTTCCCTGGAAAACCGTGCGCGCCTGCTGTTGGAAGTGACTGATGCCTTGATCGAGGTATGGGGCGCGCAACGGGTCGGTGTTCATCTGTCCCCACGTGCCGACCTGCACGACATGGGCGATGCCAATCGCGCAGAAACCTTCACCTACGTTGCCCGTGAGCTGGGCAAGCGCAAAATTGCCTTCATCTGCTCACGAGAAAAAGAAGGCGACGACAGCATCGGACCATTGATCAAGGAAGCGTTCGGCGGTCCTTACATCGTCAACGAGCGTTTCACCAAAGCCAGCGCCAACGCATCATTGGCCAGCGGTCGAGCCGATGCAGTTGCCTTCGGCGTCCCGTTCATTGCCAACCCTGACCTGCCGGCGCGACTGGCGGCGGATGCCCCCTTGAACGAAGCGCACCCGGAAACCTTCTACGCCAAAGGTCCGGTGGGTTACATCGACTATCCACGGATGTAA
- a CDS encoding MFS transporter: protein MPLSLIILALSAFAIGTTEFVIMGLLPDVAADLGVTIPGAGWLVTGYALGVAIGAPFMALATSRLPRKAALIALMGVFIVGNLLCAVASDYNLLMFARVVTALCHGAFFGIGSVVAASLVPANRRASAVALMFTGLTLANVLGVPLGTALGQEYGWRSTFWAVTVIGVIALIGLIRFLPFRHDEEKLDMRAELAALKGAGIWLSLSMTVLFSASMFALFTYVAPLLGDVTGVSPRGVTWTLLLIGVGLTLGNIVGGKLADKRLAATLVGVFASMAVISTVLSWTSSALIPAEITLFLWATAAFAAVPALQVNVVTFGKAAPNLVSTLNIGAFNLGNALGAWVGGTVIAQGLGLTRVPLAAAALAVLALIVTLITFSQRGGKTELAPATH from the coding sequence ATGCCCCTTTCATTAATAATCCTGGCGCTCAGCGCCTTCGCCATTGGTACCACCGAGTTCGTGATCATGGGTCTGCTGCCTGATGTTGCAGCAGACCTGGGCGTGACGATTCCCGGCGCAGGCTGGCTGGTCACCGGCTACGCATTAGGCGTGGCTATCGGCGCGCCATTCATGGCCCTGGCCACCTCGCGGCTACCGCGCAAAGCTGCGTTGATCGCCCTGATGGGCGTGTTCATCGTCGGCAACCTGCTGTGTGCGGTGGCCAGCGACTACAACCTGCTGATGTTCGCCCGGGTGGTCACCGCCCTGTGTCACGGCGCCTTCTTCGGTATCGGTTCGGTGGTGGCAGCCAGCCTGGTACCAGCCAATCGTCGCGCCTCGGCGGTGGCACTGATGTTCACGGGTTTAACCCTGGCCAACGTGCTTGGCGTGCCGCTGGGCACTGCCCTGGGTCAGGAGTACGGCTGGCGCTCAACGTTTTGGGCAGTGACGGTGATCGGCGTGATTGCCTTGATCGGCCTGATCCGCTTCCTGCCGTTTCGCCATGACGAAGAAAAGCTCGACATGCGTGCCGAACTGGCCGCCCTCAAGGGCGCGGGTATCTGGTTGTCGTTGTCGATGACCGTACTCTTCTCGGCCTCGATGTTTGCCCTGTTCACCTATGTCGCACCACTGCTGGGTGATGTCACCGGCGTGTCGCCGCGCGGCGTGACCTGGACCCTGCTGTTGATTGGTGTTGGCCTGACCCTGGGCAACATTGTCGGAGGCAAGTTGGCGGACAAGCGCCTCGCCGCCACCCTGGTTGGCGTGTTCGCCAGCATGGCCGTGATCTCCACTGTACTGAGCTGGACCAGCTCTGCGTTGATCCCCGCGGAAATCACCTTGTTCCTCTGGGCCACAGCTGCCTTCGCCGCCGTACCTGCACTGCAGGTCAACGTGGTGACCTTCGGCAAGGCTGCCCCCAACCTTGTATCGACCCTGAACATTGGCGCATTCAACCTGGGCAACGCCCTCGGTGCCTGGGTTGGCGGCACGGTCATCGCACAAGGACTGGGCCTTACCCGCGTCCCCCTGGCAGCCGCTGCACTGGCAGTACTCGCCCTCATCGTCACCCTGATCACTTTCAGCCAGCGCGGCGGCAAAACCGAACTGGCACCTGCTACTCATTAA
- a CDS encoding helix-turn-helix transcriptional regulator, protein MPLDLDEIIKALAHPVRREILNWLKDPDAQFPDQHHSTEHGVCAGQIDQRCGLSQSTVSAHLATLQRAGLISSQKIGQWHFFKRNEETIQAFLKQMSNEL, encoded by the coding sequence ATGCCTCTCGATCTCGACGAAATAATAAAAGCCCTGGCCCACCCAGTACGGCGAGAAATCCTCAACTGGCTGAAAGACCCCGACGCGCAATTTCCTGACCAGCACCACAGCACCGAACACGGTGTCTGCGCCGGTCAAATCGACCAACGCTGCGGCCTGTCGCAGTCAACCGTCTCGGCCCACCTGGCCACCTTGCAGCGTGCCGGCCTTATCAGCAGCCAGAAGATCGGCCAGTGGCATTTTTTCAAGCGCAACGAGGAAACCATCCAGGCGTTCCTCAAGCAGATGAGCAATGAGCTCTGA
- a CDS encoding ACP phosphodiesterase, giving the protein MNYLAHLHLGGQQPEQLLGSLYGDFVKGPLAGRFSVSLEAAIRLHRQIDVFTDSHPLVLQSLARFPRERRRYAGIILDVFFDHCLALHWQDYAEQPLEQFTGNVYQVLAAQADLPGRLAQIAPYMAADDWLGSYRDFAVLEQVFRGIARRLSRPEGMDGALEEVDALYAPLMEDFRSFYPELQAFAGKALFQR; this is encoded by the coding sequence ATGAACTATCTCGCACACCTACATCTGGGCGGCCAGCAGCCCGAGCAGTTGCTCGGCAGTCTCTATGGCGATTTTGTCAAAGGGCCGCTGGCCGGGCGCTTTTCTGTTTCCTTGGAAGCGGCTATTCGCTTGCATCGGCAGATTGATGTATTCACCGATAGTCATCCCTTGGTACTGCAGTCGCTCGCGCGCTTTCCCCGGGAACGGCGACGCTATGCCGGGATCATCCTTGATGTGTTTTTCGATCATTGTCTGGCGTTGCACTGGCAGGACTATGCCGAGCAGCCGCTGGAGCAATTTACCGGCAACGTCTATCAAGTGTTGGCAGCGCAAGCGGACTTACCCGGACGGCTGGCACAGATCGCACCGTACATGGCGGCGGACGATTGGCTGGGCTCATACCGTGATTTTGCAGTGTTGGAGCAGGTGTTTCGCGGTATCGCCCGGCGCCTGTCGCGCCCGGAGGGCATGGACGGGGCGCTGGAAGAGGTTGACGCGCTGTACGCACCGCTGATGGAAGACTTCCGCAGCTTTTACCCCGAGTTACAAGCCTTCGCCGGCAAGGCCCTGTTTCAGCGTTAG